The following are encoded together in the Pleurocapsa sp. FMAR1 genome:
- the psb29 gene encoding photosystem II biogenesis protein Psp29, producing MKTVSDSKRAFYAAYPRPINSIYRRVIEELLVEMHLLSVNADFKPDPVYYLGIVTSFERLMQGYQPESDKEKIFNAICTSTDGDPQNFKSQAGILLTLAKDKSIDELMAWLSNPSAEGEAGYIVEPIKAIANNDNFKYSRPFAIGVYTLLEECDSKAVQNQEKRDEIVGTIAESFGLPSEKMKKDLELYRSNLEKMEQLLKVIEDVLEASRKKREKREQEKIDLVKKEDQVNEEVEEATAE from the coding sequence ATGAAAACTGTTTCCGATAGTAAAAGGGCTTTTTATGCTGCTTATCCTCGACCAATCAACTCTATATATCGCCGAGTGATAGAAGAGTTACTGGTAGAAATGCATCTTTTATCAGTAAATGCTGATTTTAAGCCTGATCCTGTTTATTATTTGGGAATTGTCACTTCTTTCGAGCGTTTGATGCAGGGCTATCAGCCAGAATCAGACAAAGAGAAAATTTTTAATGCTATCTGTACTTCTACAGATGGCGATCCGCAAAACTTTAAATCTCAAGCAGGTATTTTATTAACGTTAGCCAAAGATAAATCTATTGATGAGCTAATGGCATGGTTGAGCAATCCCTCGGCTGAAGGAGAGGCAGGTTATATAGTTGAGCCAATTAAAGCGATCGCTAATAATGATAACTTTAAGTACAGTCGTCCTTTTGCGATCGGCGTGTATACTCTTTTAGAGGAATGCGATAGTAAGGCAGTTCAAAATCAAGAAAAGCGCGATGAAATTGTCGGCACTATTGCCGAAAGTTTTGGTTTGCCTAGCGAAAAAATGAAAAAAGATTTAGAGCTATATCGTAGCAACCTCGAAAAAATGGAACAGTTGCTTAAGGTTATTGAAGATGTTTTAGAAGCTAGCCGTAAAAAGAGAGAAAAAAGAGAACAGGAAAAAATAGATTTAGTTAAAAAAGAAGACCAAGTTAATGAAGAAGTTGAAGAGGCAACAGCAGAATAA
- a CDS encoding GAF domain-containing sensor histidine kinase codes for MLSSSSLVFKKVVSYQVWLQIAKLWLAMSTEDENLLITEHTLLKLANSEQKNQLNKRTETASFLLLITSKVNAFLRREETTDPQKYQVTLAFDTSIITQELIQLSCQQKWEIAVVEYLKTNFINKLIHNHNDFAEFIVKVVKLLINEAENSEIKHNLPQTAPMAKLLHYQVEQERIFEQIKIQISQNLNLSEIIQTAIDRSCDFLALDRLLIYQLDVPLESNIVSSKPVELVDTVTYECRKNQDITSTLYFQDEVCWRKIPQSINKYHQGFNLVIDDVKLDSTLNPCLKDLMTKLKVRAKAVTPIRVESKLWGFVIAHQCSESRQWHQQDIQFLRQISEYLAIAIHHHQSYQQLQQQKLLLEKQVQNQARQIKDALIAAEAASKSKHEFLGSMSHELRTPLTCVIGLSSTLLQLSSSKEKVLSPEKQQEYLYLIQQSGKHLLTLINNILEFSEVESGKHLLNIQQISLTRVARESIQMLQEIARAKQITLIPEIKLKLDQDYFFADEIRLKEILFNLLSNGIKFTPARGEVILRLWREKRQVVLQVEDTGIGITDQEIPLLFEKFKQLEDFRQRTQGGTGLGLALTKKLVELHGGSIEVESASGEGSIFTVYLPEKIPFQPNLNAQSSVNYQTNLTSQTVMLITEDEENATFICQLLNTIECQVVWLMDSATAMNQIELLQPRIIIVDRDCSEIVVKNIAETIAQKTFAQNTNLVLLGNELNNIEWENFAKSGVDDYLLKSMTPTQVIAKISGLIKG; via the coding sequence GTGTTGAGTTCTTCTTCTTTGGTGTTTAAAAAGGTCGTTAGTTATCAAGTTTGGCTTCAGATTGCCAAACTCTGGTTAGCAATGTCAACAGAAGACGAAAACTTGCTTATTACAGAGCATACACTATTAAAGCTAGCAAATAGCGAACAAAAAAATCAGCTAAATAAACGAACAGAAACAGCTAGTTTTTTGTTGTTAATTACATCGAAAGTTAATGCTTTTTTACGTAGGGAAGAAACAACAGATCCCCAAAAATACCAAGTTACATTAGCTTTTGATACCTCAATAATTACCCAAGAGCTAATCCAGCTTAGTTGCCAACAAAAATGGGAAATTGCGGTTGTTGAATATTTAAAAACAAATTTTATTAATAAATTAATCCACAATCATAATGATTTCGCGGAATTTATCGTCAAGGTAGTCAAATTACTCATAAATGAGGCAGAAAACTCGGAAATCAAACATAATTTACCCCAAACTGCACCGATGGCTAAATTATTGCACTATCAGGTGGAACAAGAGCGCATATTTGAGCAAATTAAAATCCAGATTAGCCAGAATCTAAATTTATCAGAAATTATTCAAACAGCGATCGATCGCAGCTGTGATTTTTTGGCATTAGATAGGCTTTTGATTTATCAATTAGATGTTCCTTTAGAGTCTAATATTGTCAGTTCAAAACCTGTTGAGCTTGTAGATACAGTTACCTATGAATGCAGAAAAAACCAGGATATTACTTCTACTTTGTATTTCCAGGATGAAGTTTGTTGGCGTAAGATTCCTCAATCGATAAATAAATATCATCAAGGATTTAATTTAGTTATTGATGATGTCAAACTTGATTCTACACTTAATCCTTGTCTTAAAGACTTAATGACAAAGCTAAAAGTAAGAGCTAAGGCTGTTACGCCAATTAGAGTAGAGAGCAAGCTATGGGGATTTGTTATTGCTCATCAATGTTCTGAGTCAAGACAATGGCATCAGCAAGATATCCAGTTTTTGCGTCAAATATCTGAGTATTTGGCGATCGCCATCCACCATCATCAATCATATCAGCAATTACAACAGCAGAAATTACTACTAGAAAAACAGGTTCAAAACCAAGCACGACAGATTAAAGATGCTCTCATTGCAGCAGAAGCTGCTAGTAAGTCTAAACATGAGTTTTTAGGTAGCATGAGCCATGAATTACGTACTCCTCTAACTTGCGTTATCGGCTTGTCTAGTACTCTGCTGCAATTATCATCTAGCAAAGAAAAAGTTTTGTCTCCAGAGAAACAGCAGGAATATCTTTACCTCATTCAACAAAGTGGCAAGCACCTGTTGACCTTAATTAATAATATTTTAGAGTTTTCCGAAGTAGAATCAGGTAAACACCTGCTAAATATTCAACAGATCTCTTTAACTAGAGTAGCCAGAGAGTCGATACAGATGCTCCAGGAAATTGCCAGAGCCAAGCAAATTACGCTAATTCCCGAAATTAAACTTAAGCTAGACCAAGACTACTTCTTTGCTGATGAAATAAGATTAAAAGAGATTTTATTTAATCTCCTCAGCAATGGTATTAAGTTTACTCCAGCCAGAGGAGAAGTAATTCTAAGGCTTTGGCGAGAAAAACGTCAGGTAGTTTTGCAGGTAGAAGATACGGGGATTGGCATTACAGATCAAGAAATCCCTTTACTATTTGAGAAATTCAAACAGTTAGAAGATTTCCGTCAGCGCACCCAAGGCGGTACTGGTTTAGGGTTAGCTCTAACCAAGAAGTTAGTAGAATTACATGGTGGAAGTATCGAAGTCGAATCAGCTTCGGGAGAAGGTTCGATATTCACAGTTTATCTGCCAGAAAAGATTCCCTTCCAGCCGAATTTAAATGCTCAATCATCTGTTAATTATCAGACTAATCTGACTTCTCAAACAGTTATGCTAATTACTGAGGATGAGGAAAACGCTACTTTTATTTGCCAGCTACTCAACACTATTGAATGTCAGGTAGTTTGGCTGATGGATTCGGCTACGGCGATGAATCAAATTGAACTATTGCAGCCAAGAATTATTATTGTAGATCGTGATTGCTCGGAGATAGTGGTGAAAAATATTGCGGAAACTATTGCCCAAAAAACATTTGCTCAAAATACTAATTTAGTTTTACTGGGAAATGAATTAAACAATATAGAATGGGAAAATTTCGCCAAATCAGGAGTTGATGACTATCTATTGAAATCAATGACACCAACTCAAGTAATTGCCAAGATAAGCGGATTAATTAAGGGATGA